Proteins from one Deinococcus actinosclerus genomic window:
- a CDS encoding glycoside hydrolase family 108 protein, whose product MTTDFEKAHEFTAKWEGGYVNHPSDPGGETNLGVTRKVWEAWTKERGLPAKPMRALVMADVLPLYEARYWPAASGLPWPMSGVAYDIAVNHGPGNLRLMLGSVPGTGTPAERAARLIDAREQFFRNIVKARPNQQVFLKGWLRRVAAQRDWLAEQATRPAVPRVFLRGTGGENVLWDGKPTIYNGARLTLYPDGALQLERE is encoded by the coding sequence ATGACGACTGACTTCGAGAAGGCCCACGAATTCACCGCGAAGTGGGAGGGTGGGTACGTGAACCACCCCAGCGACCCCGGTGGCGAGACGAACCTGGGTGTCACCCGGAAGGTCTGGGAAGCCTGGACGAAAGAGCGCGGCCTGCCCGCTAAGCCCATGCGGGCGCTCGTCATGGCGGACGTGCTGCCGCTGTACGAAGCGCGCTACTGGCCCGCCGCATCCGGCCTGCCCTGGCCCATGTCGGGTGTCGCCTACGACATCGCCGTGAACCACGGCCCTGGCAACCTGCGCCTCATGCTGGGCAGCGTCCCAGGGACGGGCACCCCGGCGGAACGCGCGGCGCGGCTGATCGATGCGCGCGAGCAGTTCTTCCGGAACATCGTCAAGGCGCGGCCCAATCAGCAGGTCTTTCTGAAGGGGTGGCTCAGGCGGGTGGCGGCCCAGCGCGACTGGCTTGCCGAACAGGCGACGCGTCCGGCCGTCCCGCGCGTGTTCCTGCGAGGCACCGGCGGGGAGAACGTCCTGTGGGATGGCAAGCCCACGATCTACAACGGCGCCCGGCTAACCCTGTACCCGGACGGCGCGCTGCAGCTGGAACGCGAGTAA
- a CDS encoding excalibur calcium-binding domain-containing protein: MRALMLLLLLSTAAAQVPATVTGVPTVTDGDTLQIRGVKVRLHGIDAPESSQTCTRAGKVYGCGREAAFALADLVRNKTVTCTRKDTDRYSRMVGVCTVGGTEVNRWLVQQGWALPYLQYGGGIYSSAASVAKEAKKGLYAGTFQNPWDYRRNPSSPATAGTPRPATAPSSVPAGADVYYANCTAARAAGAAPIRVGQPGYRPALDRDKDGIACE, encoded by the coding sequence ATGCGCGCCCTGATGCTCCTGCTGCTCCTGTCGACCGCCGCCGCGCAGGTCCCCGCCACGGTGACCGGCGTCCCGACCGTCACCGACGGGGACACCCTGCAGATCCGGGGCGTGAAGGTGCGCCTGCATGGCATCGACGCGCCGGAGTCCAGCCAGACCTGCACCCGCGCTGGGAAGGTGTACGGCTGCGGGCGCGAGGCGGCGTTCGCCCTGGCGGACCTCGTGCGGAACAAGACCGTCACCTGCACCCGCAAGGACACCGACCGTTATAGCCGGATGGTCGGCGTCTGCACCGTCGGCGGAACCGAGGTGAATCGCTGGCTGGTGCAGCAGGGCTGGGCCCTCCCGTACCTCCAGTACGGCGGCGGGATCTACAGCAGCGCGGCCAGCGTGGCGAAAGAAGCGAAAAAGGGCCTGTACGCCGGAACCTTCCAGAACCCCTGGGACTACCGGCGCAACCCCAGCAGTCCCGCAACAGCGGGCACACCCAGACCGGCCACCGCTCCCTCTTCCGTCCCAGCAGGCGCAGACGTGTACTACGCGAACTGCACAGCGGCCCGCGCCGCCGGGGCCGCCCCCATCCGTGTGGGGCAGCCGGGGTACCGCCCCGCACTGGACCGGGATAAGGACGGGATCGCGTGCGAGTGA
- a CDS encoding YifB family Mg chelatase-like AAA ATPase → MLARVRSAALFGVDAVPVEVEVDVSPGLPAFTVVGLPDQSVSEARERVRAAVRNAGLPFPAARITVNLAPADLRKEGPLYDLPIALGVLAAQEVVPLGALAGTLVAGELALDGSLRPVAGAVNLALLAGSLGAAVLLPEGNAPEAALIEDARVFGAASLLDAVRHLTGQAPLGVTPPPVPDAPDGEALLDLADLKGQSGARRALEVALAGGHNLLLVGSPGSGKTMLARRAPGLLPPLTRSEALEVTRIHSAAGLLTARGRLSVQPPYRAPHHTVSDAGLIGGGGVPRPGEVSLAHRGLLFLDEFPEFSRKALETLRQPLDIGCPV, encoded by the coding sequence GTGCTGGCGCGCGTGCGGAGTGCGGCGCTGTTCGGGGTGGACGCGGTGCCGGTGGAGGTCGAGGTGGACGTCTCGCCGGGCCTGCCCGCATTCACGGTGGTGGGCCTGCCGGACCAGTCGGTGAGCGAGGCGCGCGAGCGGGTGCGGGCGGCGGTGCGGAACGCGGGCCTGCCGTTCCCGGCGGCGCGGATCACGGTGAACCTCGCCCCGGCGGATCTGCGCAAGGAGGGCCCGCTGTATGACCTGCCGATTGCGCTGGGCGTGCTGGCCGCGCAGGAGGTCGTGCCGCTGGGGGCGCTGGCGGGGACGCTGGTGGCGGGTGAACTGGCGCTGGACGGGTCGCTGCGGCCGGTGGCGGGCGCGGTGAATCTGGCGCTGTTGGCGGGGTCGCTGGGCGCGGCCGTGCTCCTCCCAGAGGGGAACGCGCCCGAGGCGGCCCTGATCGAGGACGCGCGGGTGTTCGGGGCGGCGTCCCTGCTGGACGCGGTGCGGCACCTGACCGGGCAGGCGCCGCTGGGGGTGACGCCGCCGCCCGTGCCGGACGCCCCGGACGGCGAGGCGCTGCTGGATCTGGCCGACCTGAAGGGCCAGTCGGGGGCGCGGCGGGCGCTGGAGGTCGCGCTGGCCGGGGGGCATAACCTGCTGCTGGTGGGCTCGCCGGGCAGCGGGAAGACGATGCTGGCGCGCCGCGCGCCAGGGCTGCTGCCGCCGCTGACGCGCTCGGAGGCGCTGGAGGTGACGCGCATCCACTCAGCGGCGGGCCTGCTGACGGCGCGCGGTCGCCTGAGCGTGCAGCCGCCGTACCGCGCGCCGCACCACACCGTGTCGGACGCGGGACTGATCGGGGGTGGGGGCGTGCCCCGCCCGGGCGAGGTGAGTCTCGCCCACCGGGGCCTCCTCTTTCTCGACGAGTTCCCGGAGTTCAGCCGCAAGGCGCTGGAAACATTGCGGCAGCCGCTGGATATCGGTTGTCCGGTTTAA
- a CDS encoding Sec-independent protein translocase subunit TatA/TatB has translation MPNIGPAELLVILIVALVVFGPRKLPELGKSLGAGLREFRKSTQGLKEDFEGSMRDTPPGPAPVQTIHAPAQAVAAASQPAQAAAVTAQPATAQSVSVPPVSVQPAAPQPVTAEAVAAPTPTDRA, from the coding sequence ATGCCCAACATCGGCCCCGCTGAACTCCTGGTGATCCTGATCGTCGCGCTGGTCGTCTTCGGTCCACGTAAACTCCCCGAACTCGGCAAGAGCCTGGGCGCGGGCCTGCGAGAGTTCCGCAAGAGCACCCAGGGCCTGAAAGAGGACTTCGAGGGCAGCATGCGCGACACCCCCCCCGGCCCCGCGCCCGTGCAGACCATCCACGCCCCGGCCCAGGCCGTGGCGGCCGCGTCCCAGCCGGCCCAGGCGGCCGCCGTCACCGCCCAGCCTGCGACGGCCCAGTCGGTGAGTGTCCCGCCGGTGAGCGTCCAGCCGGCCGCCCCCCAGCCCGTCACGGCTGAAGCGGTGGCGGCCCCCACCCCCACAGACCGGGCGTAA
- a CDS encoding serine/threonine-protein kinase — protein sequence MPLEPGTQLTGRYDLLTLLGEGGSARVFRAHDTLLGREVAVKVQHAHVPDSDRERFLREVRTLARLTHPGVIPVLDLGTDPEAGRPFFTMPLMTGGPVTALGPLEDALLPLARFLTAAAAASRALHFIHARGITHRDLTPGNVLLDDAWMPRIMDFGLVALTEQTRHLTRSGVTLGTPAYMAPEQARGVGVGPLSDLYALGAVLYRVACGSPPFVGDSDQSVLYQHVYEAAPDPRDLNPAVPDAVARVLLGLLAKKPEDRPPSGEALAHLWALARRDIWTSHARGQYRGGRTRSGEHPDGPAQVDALREAWSVPLPGEVTWPAAVMGDGDLVAVGTRGGQLVLTHASGRPFATYAARDEVTAPATFHGGHVLFGAWDGTLRRVDLMSGAQLWQHKARAELTGAPTLWHDQVLASSRDGHLYALDARSGDLKWAYRTGGPVAASPLVWAGAALVSDENGWLHALDARSGHGLWKVEVGTMHGTPALIPTAPGAATLVVATWEGEVHALTLRATTGRVSVDPDPILWTYDLEDEVWASPALTLSGAPGGTAILAGWGGEVRALSLADGEDLWTHRMQGRVTASPVISAGLVFLASEDGELCALDVRSGAVRWTHRESTGVQATPLAADGTLYVAFMNGTLRAYRARTP from the coding sequence ATGCCGCTGGAACCGGGGACGCAACTGACCGGACGTTACGACCTGCTGACCCTGCTGGGCGAGGGCGGCAGCGCCCGCGTGTTCCGCGCGCACGACACCCTGCTGGGCCGCGAGGTGGCCGTGAAGGTCCAGCACGCCCACGTGCCCGACAGTGACCGCGAACGCTTCCTGCGCGAGGTCCGCACCCTGGCGCGCCTGACGCACCCGGGCGTGATTCCCGTGCTGGACCTGGGCACCGACCCGGAGGCCGGGCGGCCCTTTTTCACCATGCCGCTCATGACCGGCGGCCCGGTCACGGCGCTGGGGCCGCTGGAGGACGCGCTGCTGCCCCTGGCGCGCTTCCTGACGGCGGCGGCCGCCGCGTCGCGGGCGCTGCACTTCATTCACGCGCGCGGCATCACGCACCGCGACCTGACTCCGGGCAACGTGCTGCTCGACGACGCGTGGATGCCCCGCATCATGGATTTCGGGCTGGTGGCGCTGACCGAGCAGACCCGCCACCTCACCCGCAGCGGCGTGACGCTGGGCACCCCGGCGTACATGGCGCCCGAGCAGGCGCGCGGCGTGGGCGTGGGCCCCCTGAGCGACCTGTACGCGCTGGGCGCGGTGCTGTACCGCGTGGCGTGCGGCAGTCCGCCCTTCGTGGGCGACAGCGACCAGAGCGTGCTCTACCAGCACGTGTACGAGGCCGCGCCCGACCCGCGCGACCTGAACCCGGCCGTGCCGGACGCCGTGGCGCGCGTGCTCCTGGGTCTCCTCGCCAAGAAACCCGAGGACCGCCCACCCAGCGGCGAGGCCCTGGCGCACCTGTGGGCGCTGGCGCGGCGCGACATCTGGACCTCGCACGCGCGCGGGCAGTACCGGGGTGGCCGCACCCGCAGCGGCGAGCACCCCGACGGCCCGGCGCAGGTGGACGCCCTGCGCGAGGCCTGGAGCGTGCCGCTGCCCGGCGAGGTCACCTGGCCCGCTGCCGTGATGGGCGACGGCGATCTGGTCGCGGTGGGCACCCGCGGCGGGCAGCTGGTCCTCACGCACGCCTCGGGCCGACCGTTCGCCACGTACGCCGCGCGCGACGAGGTCACGGCGCCCGCCACCTTCCACGGCGGGCACGTCCTGTTCGGCGCGTGGGACGGCACGCTGCGCCGCGTGGACCTCATGAGCGGCGCGCAGCTGTGGCAACACAAGGCACGCGCGGAACTCACGGGCGCCCCGACCCTCTGGCACGATCAGGTGCTCGCCAGCAGCCGCGACGGGCACCTGTACGCCCTGGACGCCCGCAGCGGCGACCTGAAGTGGGCCTACCGCACCGGCGGCCCGGTCGCGGCCAGTCCGCTGGTGTGGGCGGGCGCGGCGCTGGTCAGCGACGAGAACGGCTGGCTGCACGCCCTGGACGCCCGCAGCGGCCACGGGCTGTGGAAGGTCGAGGTGGGCACCATGCACGGCACGCCCGCCCTGATCCCCACCGCGCCGGGGGCCGCCACGCTGGTCGTCGCCACCTGGGAGGGCGAGGTGCACGCCCTGACCCTGCGCGCCACCACCGGCCGGGTCAGCGTGGACCCCGACCCGATCCTCTGGACGTACGACCTGGAGGACGAGGTGTGGGCCTCCCCCGCCCTGACGCTGTCGGGGGCGCCGGGCGGCACCGCCATCCTGGCCGGCTGGGGCGGCGAGGTGCGCGCCCTGAGCCTCGCGGACGGCGAGGACCTCTGGACGCACCGGATGCAGGGCCGCGTGACGGCCAGTCCCGTCATCAGCGCCGGCCTGGTCTTCCTGGCCTCCGAGGACGGCGAACTGTGCGCGCTGGACGTCCGCAGCGGCGCGGTCCGCTGGACGCACCGCGAGAGCACCGGCGTGCAGGCCACGCCACTGGCCGCCGACGGCACGCTGTACGTGGCGTTCATGAACGGCACGCTGCGCGCCTACCGCGCCCGCACCCCCTGA
- a CDS encoding sensor domain-containing diguanylate cyclase, protein MPACPTRDVLDELLPADTPPDLIARLRAAPDGETRALALVAVARHTRETTLSGAQALGEAALSEALRAASPRAAVEALIGLSFVSASLGQQERALDTVARAQTMLEEHQLTDLLSGVLNTRALTRLTGGDVTGARQDLQDALDLARHARHPGDQGNALVNLAWLACSSGDPKDALHHLNLLEELTHALPAGPQGDELRLCLHEGRAHAYALLARQAQELGRADAQRQAAQQGLMVLRAAHSALRDTPSLTSELLCAAHESTLLRLHGDLIGAERAARRAAQLNALLRQQLYIEPQLCLAELLQSRGEFDAALAEYHSALTIARRQHRHLDIQRLLSAIGALHERQGRLSEALHVTREALQAATAALDRVNTAAARHQQLTRELRQARADASTWQDRLRQAEVQARQDPLTGLLNRRGLEEGLQRLQFPGDGPRPADGSLLAVVFVDVDHFKHVNDRHSHAVGDQVLREVGRLLAAQVRAGDLLGRYGGEEFVLVTPVRTRGRAHGLAEGCRRAVERHDWSALLPGTQLTASVGYAVTSPQQLPQALRAADDHLYRAKNAGRNRVSPTAP, encoded by the coding sequence ATGCCTGCCTGCCCCACCAGGGACGTCCTGGACGAGCTGTTGCCCGCAGACACGCCTCCCGACCTGATCGCGCGCCTGCGGGCCGCGCCGGACGGCGAGACGCGTGCGCTGGCGCTGGTGGCCGTGGCGCGCCACACCCGCGAGACGACCCTGAGCGGCGCGCAGGCGCTGGGCGAGGCGGCCCTGAGCGAGGCGCTGCGCGCCGCCTCCCCGCGCGCCGCCGTGGAGGCCCTGATCGGCCTGAGTTTCGTCTCGGCCAGCCTGGGGCAGCAGGAACGCGCGCTGGACACCGTGGCGCGCGCGCAGACCATGCTCGAGGAGCATCAGCTCACCGACCTGCTCTCGGGCGTGCTGAACACCCGCGCCCTGACCCGCCTGACCGGCGGGGACGTGACCGGCGCCCGGCAGGACCTGCAAGACGCCCTGGATCTGGCCCGGCACGCCCGGCACCCCGGGGATCAGGGCAACGCCCTGGTGAACCTGGCGTGGCTGGCCTGCAGCAGCGGCGACCCCAAGGACGCCCTGCACCACCTGAACCTGCTGGAAGAACTCACCCACGCCCTGCCCGCGGGGCCGCAGGGCGACGAACTGCGGCTGTGCCTGCACGAGGGCCGGGCGCACGCCTACGCCCTGCTGGCCCGGCAGGCCCAGGAACTGGGCCGCGCCGACGCGCAGCGGCAGGCGGCGCAGCAGGGCCTGATGGTGCTGCGCGCCGCGCACTCGGCGCTGCGCGACACGCCCAGCCTCACCAGCGAGCTGCTGTGCGCCGCGCACGAGTCCACGCTGCTGCGGCTGCACGGCGACCTGATCGGCGCGGAACGCGCGGCCCGGCGCGCGGCCCAGCTCAACGCCCTGCTGCGCCAGCAGCTGTACATCGAGCCGCAGCTGTGCCTGGCCGAACTGCTGCAGTCCCGCGGGGAGTTCGACGCGGCCCTGGCCGAGTACCACTCGGCGCTGACCATCGCCCGGCGGCAGCACCGGCACCTGGACATCCAGCGGCTCCTGAGTGCCATCGGCGCGCTGCACGAGCGGCAGGGCCGCCTGAGCGAGGCGCTGCACGTCACGCGCGAGGCGCTGCAGGCCGCGACGGCCGCGCTCGACCGGGTGAACACGGCCGCCGCGCGCCACCAGCAGCTGACCCGGGAACTGCGTCAGGCCCGCGCGGACGCCAGCACCTGGCAGGATCGCCTGCGGCAGGCCGAGGTGCAGGCGCGGCAGGATCCCCTGACCGGGCTGCTCAACCGGCGCGGGCTGGAAGAGGGCCTGCAGCGGCTGCAGTTCCCCGGGGACGGGCCGCGCCCGGCCGACGGCTCGCTGCTGGCGGTGGTGTTCGTGGACGTGGATCACTTCAAGCACGTGAACGACCGGCACTCGCACGCGGTGGGGGATCAGGTGCTGCGCGAGGTCGGGCGGCTGCTGGCGGCGCAGGTGCGCGCTGGCGACCTGCTGGGCCGGTACGGCGGCGAGGAATTCGTGCTCGTGACGCCGGTGCGGACGCGGGGGCGGGCGCACGGGCTGGCCGAGGGGTGCCGGCGGGCCGTGGAGCGGCACGACTGGTCGGCCCTGCTGCCCGGGACGCAGCTGACCGCCAGCGTGGGGTACGCGGTCACGTCCCCGCAGCAGCTGCCGCAGGCGCTGCGGGCCGCGGACGATCACCTGTACCGCGCGAAGAACGCCGGGCGTAACCGCGTGTCCCCCACCGCGCCCTGA
- a CDS encoding ABC transporter ATP-binding protein yields the protein MTAHPPAIDTRELRKEYRGRAVVDGLTLTVPRGEVFGFLGPNGAGKSTTVKMLLGLVQPSGGEVRVLGGSPHDPAVRAQLGFLPEQFRFQTWMTASEFLDFHGRLAGLSAAERRTRVPAVLDEVGLGGRGHETLGGYSKGMLQRAGLAGAILARPQLVFLDEPTSALDPIGRVEVREIIERLRAQGAAVFLNSHLLSEVEQVCDRVAFVKRGRVLTQGSMRELMGGVLPVDLRVDTLSAELLADLGRLGELRRTDTNTPGRADVELWLTRDDQIPAVADAVHASGARLYALTPRRPDLETMFLDLIEDTPEAARAGRGEASRA from the coding sequence GTGACTGCCCACCCACCTGCCATCGACACGCGCGAACTGCGCAAGGAGTACCGGGGGCGCGCCGTCGTGGACGGCCTGACCCTGACCGTCCCCCGGGGCGAGGTCTTCGGGTTCCTGGGGCCCAACGGCGCCGGCAAGAGCACCACGGTCAAGATGCTGCTGGGTCTGGTGCAGCCCAGCGGCGGCGAGGTGCGCGTACTGGGCGGCTCCCCGCACGACCCGGCCGTGCGCGCGCAGCTGGGGTTCCTGCCCGAGCAGTTCCGCTTCCAGACCTGGATGACCGCCTCGGAATTCCTGGACTTCCACGGGCGACTCGCGGGCCTGAGCGCCGCCGAGCGCCGCACCCGCGTCCCCGCGGTTCTCGACGAGGTGGGGCTGGGCGGGCGCGGACACGAGACGCTGGGCGGTTACAGCAAGGGCATGCTGCAGCGCGCCGGGCTGGCCGGGGCGATCCTGGCACGCCCGCAGCTGGTCTTCCTGGACGAGCCCACCAGCGCCCTCGATCCCATCGGGCGGGTCGAGGTGCGCGAGATCATCGAGCGGCTGCGCGCGCAGGGCGCGGCGGTGTTCCTGAATTCCCACCTGCTCAGCGAGGTGGAGCAGGTGTGCGACCGGGTGGCGTTCGTGAAGCGCGGGCGGGTGCTCACGCAGGGCAGCATGCGTGAACTGATGGGCGGCGTCCTGCCCGTCGATCTGCGCGTGGATACCCTCAGCGCCGAACTGCTGGCCGATCTGGGCCGCCTGGGCGAGCTGCGCCGCACCGACACGAACACCCCGGGGCGGGCCGACGTGGAACTGTGGCTGACCCGCGACGACCAGATTCCCGCCGTGGCTGACGCCGTGCACGCCAGCGGGGCGCGCCTGTACGCCCTGACGCCGCGCCGCCCGGATCTGGAGACCATGTTCCTGGACCTGATCGAGGACACCCCGGAGGCGGCCCGCGCGGGGCGCGGGGAGGCCAGCCGTGCGTAA
- a CDS encoding ABC transporter permease subunit, whose amino-acid sequence MRNVLLIAELSLREATRKRLVSVLLVLSALFLGFFLFGVYRLELRLDDRAVQAGLDGRSPTGAANLPVMFAALFGMYLVYFLGSLMSVLSTVGAVSGDIESGVMQSVIARPVSRAQLVAGRWLGFTAVNVAYVALLAAGLLVGVRLITGYTPPEALPAAALLLLAVTVLTSLTVLGSTLFTTLANGIGVFVLYGVGFTGGILSAIGTFADTPTLTSLGRVANALMPTNALWLGASYHLQPEIMRQVGEVSRGANPFVSSVPVEPLLVAWAAVLAVLGVLGAMWRFSRRDL is encoded by the coding sequence GTGCGTAACGTCCTCCTGATCGCGGAACTGTCCCTGCGCGAGGCGACCCGCAAGCGCCTCGTGAGCGTCCTGCTGGTCCTCTCGGCGCTGTTCCTGGGCTTTTTCCTGTTCGGCGTGTACCGCCTGGAACTCCGCCTGGACGACCGCGCCGTGCAGGCCGGGCTGGACGGCCGCAGCCCGACCGGCGCGGCGAACCTGCCCGTCATGTTCGCCGCGCTGTTCGGCATGTACCTCGTGTACTTCCTGGGGTCGCTGATGAGCGTGCTCTCCACCGTGGGGGCGGTCAGCGGCGACATCGAGAGTGGGGTCATGCAGAGCGTCATCGCCCGCCCGGTGAGCCGCGCGCAGCTCGTGGCGGGCCGCTGGCTGGGGTTCACGGCCGTGAACGTCGCGTACGTCGCGCTGCTGGCAGCAGGACTGCTCGTCGGCGTGCGGCTGATCACCGGGTACACCCCGCCCGAGGCGCTGCCCGCCGCGGCGCTGCTGCTGCTGGCGGTCACGGTGCTCACCTCGCTGACCGTGCTGGGCAGCACGCTGTTCACCACGCTCGCCAACGGCATCGGCGTGTTCGTGCTGTACGGGGTGGGCTTCACCGGCGGGATCCTCAGCGCCATCGGGACGTTCGCGGACACGCCCACCCTGACCAGCCTGGGCCGCGTGGCGAACGCCCTGATGCCCACGAACGCGCTGTGGCTGGGCGCCAGCTACCACCTCCAGCCGGAGATCATGCGGCAGGTCGGCGAGGTGAGCCGCGGCGCCAACCCCTTCGTGAGCAGCGTGCCGGTTGAGCCGCTGCTCGTCGCGTGGGCCGCCGTGCTGGCCGTGCTGGGCGTGCTGGGGGCCATGTGGCGCTTCAGCCGCCGCGACCTGTAA